AAATATTTCCATGACATTAGCCAAAGGTTTTCCTTTGAaggaaaatgcaatatcaaggaACATGTCTTTCTCACTATCTTCCAAACTATCATAACTTATTTGAAGTATTCTCTGAATGTTTTGGTTGGGAATGCTTTTATACTTATCTAATGCACTTTTCCATTGATGTATACTTCGGCCTTTTAGATCCGAACCTAGCACTGTTAAAGCTAGTGGAAGACCTTGAGCATATTTTGTTACTTGTTTGGAGAGATCAACAAAATCCTTCAACGGTTCTTTTTTCTCGAAAGCATGCAAGCTAAACAGTTAAAGAGCTTCATTGACATTCAAAGTCCTCACCTCGTATTTTAAATCAACTTTAGAGTTATCTAGTAAAtgttgatctcttgttgttatGATGACTCTACTTCCTGAACCAAACCAAGCACGATCTCCAGCTAAGTTTTCTAGTTGGACCATttcatccacatcatcaagaattagtAGAATCCTTTTAGATTGAAGTCTATGCCAAATTACACCGATTCCTCTATCAACATCATTAATATCCAATTTTGTTCCTAAGATCTCTGAAAGAAGTGTATTTTGTAGTTGAATTAGACCTCCCActtgttttgaagtttctctAATATTTCTCAAGAAACAACTTCCTTCAAATTGAGAAGAAATCTGATTATAAATATCGTTTGTAATAGTTGTCTTACCAATTCCACCAGTTCCGAATATCCCTACCATGCATATAATATCATTCCTTTCGATACTTAAACACTGATAAATGTCTCGTATACGAGATTCTATCCCGATTGGATGCTTGGCAACACTTAAAGGCATTCGCTTTACTATTTTTGGGTTCACCCACATAATGATTTTCTGAATAAATTCTGATTCATCATCCCTatcaataaaaaagagaaaaaaatttaaagagtcAAACATTTTTACAGATAAATAAATGAGATATGaatatgatttgagttaaaatatatattaaaatatgatttgagttaaaatatatattattaaatctgaatattttaatatttgattgtGCATTTGTCGTGATCTTATGCCATTGTAGActtacattttcattttttgtatatatttaattataacatactttttaactaattctTTTTCCCATTTTCCAATATGTCCCTCCCTTAAATATGAAATGTATAATTTAAGAGTATTGTGAGTTTTTATATCTTGAAACAAATTGAAACTAAAGACCACTACTTAATTaaaccttattttttttcttgtgatcAGTCCAAACCTTGTTCTTTATATGACCCAAATGATAAACAATTCCCAAccttttcttaattatttttttccaactCTCATCGAACAGTTAATTGATGGACgaaattccatatatatatatatatatatttacctcTATTCCTTAGCTTTTTCTTGCTATTCATCAAAAGACATCAGAGAgggcaaaaagaaagaaaatatatgtatttatttattaattcatgttcttctatttcttcaataaactaatttatGTGAAACTAATGTGGTAGTGGTAGTTGATATTAAATCTCTGAATCAGAAATGattgataaattaatatactatGTTTTGCATAAAGTTCAATTCCAAAaataatcttaaatataaaatatttgtctTTCTGTATGGTATTGCATCTCTTGGATGGATTTGTGTCAATTTAATTGCCCCATAATAAATATCTCAATGGCATCATATATATGCGCACACAAACATATAACAGGCAAAGCTTACTCGATAGCTAAATATTCCAATCCAGACAAATTGACTACTTCTTCTAAAGCTTCCTTCCAGGATTCCAGCAGCGACTTTTTGGCATCCTTGATTTTCTTTCCAAGTTTAATGAATGCTTCTCCAAATCTTCCTTTTTGTTCTCGTACTTCAGACGGTTTTACCTTATAGAATATTGGTAGAAcaatttgtttctttattttcttacatTCAAGAATCTTCAATAGCTCGTCTAAGCACCATCTAAATTCTGCATAGTTTTTAGATAATACAACGATCAAAATTTGTGACTCTTCAATAGCTTTGAAAAGTTCTGACGAAATTTGTTCTCCTCTTTCAAGGTCGACGCCATCCATGTAAGTCTTGATTCCACTTTGACGCAAAGCACGATTTAGATGAGAAATAAAGTTGTGGCGAACATCTTTACCTTTAAAACTCAAGAATACATCATGATTCCATGAATGGATGGAAGGACATGAAAAGGAGGAAGAAGCTCCTAATTGAAAGGCCATGGAAGAACTCATGCTCTCAAACTCTCAGTATGAGCGATTACCATTTACCAAGAGGTCCAATTATAGCGTAGTGCTATCGCAAATAAATAACTATAGACAAGTGCTTTGAAAACGCCAAGAGgcaaaataaacaataataatccTTGCTTATAGAGTAGTGCTTTGAAAACGCCAAGAggcaaaataaacaaacaaacaaataagcaaggattattattgttgttCCTTTGTTTAACTTGCCTCTTGGCGTTTTCGTTTTGGTTGcaccatttttataattaatggttAGACTTTTAGTCAGTTACGTAGTACCCActtttaattctattttataGTACTCATGGACGGttctattattataataaatattgctAATGGGCGCATCTGTTTGCAGTGCATGTATTCTATTGTCGAGACACggacaaaagggaaaaaatgacAGCATATGGTTGCTGTGTTCTTTGCAAAttgtaacttattataatgttttCTTATTATAATGTATAGAAAAGGACAATTGTAACTTATCATAATGTTTTCATATTATAATGTATAGAAAAAGATAATTGTAACTTATTGCTGACACACTGACCAAAGGGGAGAAAGGCCAGCATATGGCACTGAGCTTTTTGGAAATTGTAACTTAATATAATGTTTttctattataatagaatacaaATGAACAATAGAAATGGGGACTTAATtaacaaggaaaaagaaaatttactgTTCATAGTTAGATAGtcatttattataatagaatatatatataattattcgaattagagaaaatgtatttttaacGAGCtgtccttttatatatatatatataaaaggacaGCTCgttaaaaatacattttctctAATTCGAATAATGACAAATTGGCTACTTTTTCTAGAGCTGCCTTCCACTTTGTAAGCTTTACTTTATCAGCCTTGAACTTATATTCAACTCTAGAGAATGCTTTTCCAAAACATCTTTTTTTATGTCGTACATTGATGGATCTACATCGGAAAATAGGAGTAAAAGAATTTGTTTCACCGTTTCCTTACACTCAAGGATCTTCAATAGCTCATCTAAACATCTAGAATTTGAATAGTTTTTAGAGAGTCCAACGATAGAAATCATTGATCCATCAATTACTTTGAGAAATTCTTATGAAAGTTCCTCTCCTTTTTTTAGATTGTTGTCTATGTAAGTGTTGATTTCCCTTTTATGCAAAGCGGccaataaatgagaaataaatttttggaGAACATCATCACCTCTAAAACTTAAGAATACATCATGAGTCTACGAACGGatagaagaacaagaagaggaCGAAAGCGGGAAGGAAGATCCAGCTTGTAAGGCCATGGAAGAGTTAACCATGCGTCTAATGGCGTAGGATATCCGTGA
This is a stretch of genomic DNA from Carya illinoinensis cultivar Pawnee chromosome 15, C.illinoinensisPawnee_v1, whole genome shotgun sequence. It encodes these proteins:
- the LOC122296425 gene encoding TMV resistance protein N-like: MSSSMAFQLGASSSFSCPSIHSWNHDVFLSFKGKDVRHNFISHLNRALRQSGIKTYMDGVDLERGEQISSELFKAIEESQILIVVLSKNYAEFRWCLDELLKILECKKIKKQIVLPIFYKVKPSEVREQKGRFGEAFIKLGKKIKDAKKSLLESWKEALEEVVNLSGLEYLAIE